From a region of the Odontesthes bonariensis isolate fOdoBon6 chromosome 4, fOdoBon6.hap1, whole genome shotgun sequence genome:
- the LOC142378674 gene encoding uncharacterized protein LOC142378674, producing the protein MYSKQTEHSHRRQYSDRSSRQWDEYANRREERQDSQRDNQRESYHTYRGDGHSSTERTSRGREYSDSPKRQYGKDELSRDWSRKSPAMRQMSSPVWDDKRKRFAEDEDSDYRYRQDESQEKTYKLSPDAYSHDHKTRDFKYTPPQEDDFRYRKSSPESRHRHQRKEFAYGKRHDEAGERGFSGSYKDGDQRKQSQDCSQERTRSPYHSPKIYEQTREWTDSPTTSVYHEEFHQHRARFPVNGSSGQAFESDAITQSAAAPEKTSSKGFQRFLDVLNKGVNVDVLTKIVTQSAPRLDHQQVAPSFQENAAGRPRSPSCSERQTDQQQNSCWGETEDSHRLVPLQCHNRSVSPNRRPTSDENYPQRVDGGESLFDSGPKSPLVEKIPLTPEDEQQHKQMQDVLQAIGVDLGFEELGQMSHRIRERLYGKSDGDCGRKASGERHTRQAFNTRHRSRSSSSSRSSFSPVAGGCYLKKDSCSAQRDAPEGDQAQPPAEHGNRMSGRSFQDSEECKTHPQESTSASKVFPPYSSYAVTQAPPSPVMPTYSPANCSPLPYPALSLAPPPILPRIGPGLFLPRLPPLLHFPPVPPPNMFPPVLAQARHLFPPHLSGPHPYPQLFNLPGGNAAQALNKNQKIKTQPRPRCLQAIKKV; encoded by the exons ATGTACTCGAAGCAAACCGAGCACAGCCACCGGCGGCAGTACAGTGACAGAAGTTCGAGGCAGTGGGATGAATATGCCAACAGAAGGGAAGAAAGGCAGGACTCCCAGAGAGATAATCAGCGGGAGTCCTATCATACATACAGAGGAGATGGACACAGTAGCACAGAGAGGACGAGCAGAGGTAGAGAGTACAGTGACTCTCCTAAGAGGCAGTACGGTAAAGATGAGTTGAGCAGAGACTGGAGCCGGAAGAGTCCAGCAATGAGGCAGATGTCCTCGCCTGTTTGGGATGATAAAAGGAAAAGGTTTGCAGAGGATGAAGACAGCGATTATAGATACAGACAAGATGAGTCTCAGGAAAAAACATACAAGCTGTCACCAGACGCTTATTCACATGATCACAAAACCAGGGATTTTAAATACACACCACCACAAGAAGATGATTTCAGATACAGGAAAAGTTCTCCAGAGTCCAGACACAGACATCAGCGTAAAGAGTTTGCATACGGGAAGCGACACGATGAGGCAGGCGAGAGAGGCTTTTCTGGTTCTTACAAAGATGGAGACCAACGTAAACAGAGCCAGGATTGTTCCCAGGAGAGGACACGATCACCGTATCACTCTCCAAAG ATTTATGAGCAGACTAGAGAGTGGACGGACAGCCCGACCACATCTGTATATCATGAGGAGTTTCATCAGCACAGAGCAAGGTTTCCTGTGAATGGATCCAGTGGGCAG GCTTTTGAGAGTGACGCCATCACACAGAGTGCTGCGGCCCCTGAGAAGACCTCATCCAAAGGGTTCCAGCGTTTTCTCGATGTTCTCAACAAGGGAGTGAATGTTGACGTTCTCACAAAGATAGTAACTCAGAGCGCTCCGCGACTCGACCATCAGCAGGTCGCTCCAAGTTTTCAGGAGAACGCCGCAGGTCGTCCGCGGTCTCCCAGTTGTTCTGAGAGGCAGACAGaccagcagcagaacagctGCTGGGGCGAGACTGAGGACTCCCACAGACTGGTTCCTCTCCAGTGTCATAACAGGTCCGTCAGTCCAAACAGGCGCCCGACGTCCGATGAAAACTATCCTCAAAGGGTCGATGGCGGGGAAAGCTTGTTCGACAGCGGACCCAAGTCTCCCTTGGTGGAAAAGATCCCGCTGACGCCTGAAGATGAACAACAGCACAAGCAGATGCAGGATGTTTTGCAGGCCATTGGTGTGGATTTGGGATTCGAGGAGCTCGGCCAAATGTCTCATCGAATTCGGGAGCGTCTGTATGGGAAGAGCGACGGCGACTGTGGCCGCAAAGCAAGTGGGGAGAGACACACCAGGCAAGCGTTTAATACCAGGCATCGCAGTAGGTCGTCATCATCCAGCAGATCTAGTTTTAGCCCAGTGGCTGGTGGGTGTTACCTGAAAAAAGACTCCTGCAGTGCTCAGAGGGATGCGCCGGAGGGGGATCAAGCGCAGCCGCCTGCTGAACATGGAAACAGGATGAGCGGACGCTCTTTTCAGGACAGCGAGGAATGTAAAACTCACCCTCAGGAAAGCACTTCTGCCTCAAAAGTGTTTCCTCCTTACTCCTCATACGCTGTAACACAAGCTCCTCCTTCTCCCGTGATGCCGACCTACTCTCCCGCCAACTGTTCGCCGCTGCCGTACCCAGCTCTCTCTCTGGCCCCGCCCCCCATTTTGCCCCGGATCGGACCGGGTCTTTTCTTGCCCCGCCTGCCTCCCCTCCTCCACTTCCCACCCGTGCCACCTCCAAACATGTTTCCTCCCGTGCTCGCTCAAGCGAGGCACTTATTCCCACCTCACCTCAGCGGCCCACATCCGTACCCGCAGCTTTTCAACCTGCCCGGTGGAAACGCCGCTCAAGCTCTGAACAAAAATCAGAAAATAAAAACGCAGCCGAGGCCCCGCTGCCTGCAGGCGATTAAAAAGGTGTGA